In the Populus trichocarpa isolate Nisqually-1 chromosome 8, P.trichocarpa_v4.1, whole genome shotgun sequence genome, ATCTCCATTgtaattttttacatcaaaatcatccagggtttcaagtttcaagtttcaaccaCCTCAGACAATGACATCCCTTCCTCCAAGTCCCTCACAACCTACCGTACTGTGGGCCTCGCTTTGGGCACGTTGTTAGAACGCATTAGCCCCAGATTCGGCAAAATAACAGAGTTCCTTTCTAAACTGCCAGGACCACCAAAGCCAGGTAGCTCCTGTCTTTCAAACCACCTTTTGCTTTCTTTAGCTCTTGATAGGAGAATATGCGAGGACCACCTTCAGCAAGACATATCTGATAATACTTGGACACAAATCTAATGGCAATCAACACCTAAAGGCATAATCcacttatttttatagtttttttgttctGTCAAGAAACATACTATAATGTTTTGGCATACAATAGTTTATTCTTGTTCTTAGACCACAGATTCCTGATAGACTGCgtatcaatatttttcatgtccAGAATGCTAAACTAAAGCGCTTATATTCTGCAAACTTGAGAGTGATTAGCCAAACTAAACAATCAAATGCTGCCTTCTCCATAAGGTTGTACAATCGGTATTTTGCATAACAAATTTCTGACTCCATCCAAAACTTACACTGATTTCTGCATAATgcagcttttctttttctttgtaatcgAGCTAAAAGACAAGAATCATGGAATAGACGTATGTATGAATAGGATTGAAGCCAACAAGTaggaattataattttatataaagttttaAGTGAATTCAACTGCGTGAACATATAAAAGGAATGAAGGGaatcttgtatattttcttGACGTTCAATGTATCAtcatagtaaaaaattaaaaactgaaaGAAGCGGAAAAATATTCTCTTATGAAATCAAATCGCAATGGGAATATCTATATGCCTGTGCTTTATAAATTTACAACCTGCATTTGGGGATCCttgtcaataaaaaagaaaattaaatctcTCGCATAGAAAAACCctacactgccaaacaaaaAGTTAAACAGAAAAAAGGGCTAATTTAGTTCTCTTTACCATGGCTACCTACCTGCTTTCATTTCCATCAGAAAATGGAGGAGCTAAAACCAACCCAGCTCAATGCAAGCGAGTATCCGCGTAATTCCACCAGAAGATCATGTGCTGACCTTCTCCAATTATGTTGATTGTGgataaaaatacatatgatCCTTACACTCATCACCACTATCAGTATTTGCATCAGCATTTTCCCCATCATAGACATCTGGGGCAGCAACCAACTCAGGCAATGCCACTTCTCCCTCCAAATACCTCACAATCTTTCTCATTAAAGGCCTTGCTCTCGGGACATAGTTAGAACACATGAGCCCCAATTTAAGCAGAAGAACAGCCTCAGTCTCGTCAAACTCGCCATTTAATCTCGGGTCCACTACATCAAGAATTGCACCACTTTTCCACTTATCCCATACCCAGTCTACCAAAATGAGCTCTTCAGGCAGTGCTTTAGGCTCAATAGGTCTCCTTCCACAAATCACTTCAAGCAAAAGTGCACCAAAGGCAAACACATCTGAACTTGTTGTAGGCTTTCCTGTTTTTGTCAGCTCGGGTGCCAAGTAACCCAATGTGCCGACCACCTTGGTGGTGATGGGATTTGAGCCTCGCTCATATAACTTGGCAAGACCAAAGTCGCCAAGTCTTCCATTTAGTTCGGAATCTAGCAACACATTCCCTGCCTTTATGTCTCTGTGAATCACAGTCTGCTCCCATTCTTCATGCAAATACAGAAGGCCCGAAGCAACATCCTTGACAATCTTGAACCTTTGTTCCCATTTGAGAATGGTTTTAGGCTCCTCAAATATGTACTTGTCTAAGCTCCCATTAGGCATGAAATCATAGACAAGCAGCAGTTCACCTCGTAGGCGAGACCACCCTAGTAAACGAACTAAATTTTTGTGGCGGAGACGGCCAATACTAGCAATCTCAGTCGAAAATTCCCTCAAACCTTGTTTAGATTCGTGACAAAATCTCTTCACTGCTATTGGAGTGCCACAATTTGGCAGGGTTCCTTTGTAAACTTTACCAAATCCACCAAAGCCAAGCAGCTCCTTTTCTCTAAAACCCCTTGTTGCTTCCCTGAGTTCTTGATAAGAGAATCTGCGAGGACCAACTTGTAGCTCCCATCCCTCGATCATATCTGCATCTTTAATCTTTCTAACAAGATAAAAGGATACAGCAATCCCCAAGATTATGACAAAAGTAGACCCAACTGAGACGCAGACAACAAGTACCAAGAGATCTTTAGTCTCAggaagagaaggaagagaagacATAGAGAAAGATTTAGCCTCTCCATTTACACTGAAACTCCATCCAAGAACATAATGTGTGCTTGTGAGCATACCAGTTGACGAAGAGAAACCGACATACATAGAATCATTGAGAATACTAGAGAGGTCTATATCAATAGACAAGATAGGATAAATCGGTTTTGTGGAAGAAGGTGAAAGCCTAACCTCTAATTGATTCTTGACTGAATCATAATCAACCCATGCTTGAATGGGATTACCACTAGTGAGATCCAATTCTTCCTTTTctgaattaagaagaaaatatgcTGCAGGAACCGATTTGTTTGATATCATGCTATTGATATTAACACCAACATGATTAtcatttatatcaaaaaaatcataatctttATGTGTGTCAAATTCAACTGAAAAAATGTGATAGGAGAAGCTACCAGCGACGGTTGTATTGAGGAGACCCAGATACTTCCTCGGAAAAGCACCAGGCAGCTCGTTTGAAGTAGAGAGGGTGAAAGCAAGGCCATGACCACCTAGATTTGGATACTTAGGGACAACAGCAAAAACAAAGGCGGTTGAGAAGGAGAATGCTTTTCCACTGGTAGAGTTCTTGAACTTGATTTGATGCGAGTAAAATGCATGGCCTAGTATGCTTTTACTATTGTTTGTTAAACTCAATAAGCCATTCTTTTCAATCTCAGCAGCACCATTTAGGCTCATGTTGTTTCTAACATGATTGAATCCTTGGAAGTACAGATCATCAAGCTGTGTAAGAACATGGTTTTGGTTTGCAAGGAAAATGAGAAACAAGAAAAGTGTGAGCTTTTGGGACATGTTGGAGAGTTAAGGCTGGCCTTTGTGAAACAGAGGATGCTCTGTTTTTTCTGTGAAGTTGAAGAGGATTGAGGTATGGTTTTGGTCACGTATTAATGTTATGTAGACATTTGgtttgaaaatgaagaaaaggtaTGGAAAAAAAGGGAGGTGGGATTTCCGAGAGGTTGCTGGTGAAGTGGAACTCTGGTTTGGTTTCACATGGTATTGAAGATGGTGACTCACAACTTTGCATTACTGTTTACTGTCCATTATTGATTTTCCCCCAAtgcttattaatattattataactaTATTGTAAAACATTTGGAATTTGTGGGTGTTTTGGAGCCAGAACGACTATCttcttattattgttttaaattaatcttgacAAGGCACCGTGTGAAGAGTCAACTGCTATCTTCTTATTCTCTGTGTCTACAAATGTATCAAAGTCAAAAGGTcgattatatattttagatcgtTTAAGCAAATCATATCTTATAATTCCTGGAATCAAAGATGATCACAATCAACATCCAAGGTgattatatatatcatttgcTAAACCCATAATCTCTCACTTTTCATGGAATCATATAGTTTGAAATATAACTTAATATTgccatgattattattattattatttaattatgaacGTTCTACAGTGCTATTGAGGTTAGCAACTGCTACTTTGCATGATAAATAGCTGTTAACTACAAACGATGAACACTCTTCTTTACCTCCAACTGAATAGGACATCAAAGATGACAGGCAACCAAGCCCGGTCGGAAACGACAGCACTTTGAAAAGAAGTGGACACTACGGTCTTTGCAACGTTTTGAAAGAGGCTACCACTTAATTTGTGGGGATGCACCAGACCACACCATGTGATGTCTTTTgactcttttccttttcataggaaaaagaaaaaagaaaaaaaaaaggcatcctCATTTTGGTTTTGTAAATGAATGCctctaaatttgatatatatatatataacatggcatgaatgtttgtttttatatttttaaagtattttttaaaaaactaatttattttaaattaatatttattagtattatctgatattaaaaataattttaaaaaataaaaaaaatattattttaatatatttctaaaaaaaacactttaaagaataattataaaaaaaaactctaaaaaatccTTATATCTACGTGGAAATTGCTTGCAGCCTTCTAAATCTCAAGGTTTAGAATTCTAATTGAGTTCaaaatctcaataattttttttattcgtggATTATCTGGAGCTAGTTTACGCGCGTAGAactaaattctaaattaaaaatattcaatgtcGTGAATATTCTTCATTACAGTTTACCGACAAAATAAGTGGATAGAAGAAGTTTAAGAGGTTGGTCCACAAAGTTCAACGGACATCCTCGTTAATTCCAAAtgtaatcaattttaatttgtgaAGAGATACATACTTTACATCATTGGACTACCAACAAATTCCTATTCAAGCCTCGTTTGCTTAGGCCACATAGTTTGTCAAGAAGACAGTAGGATGTAGccaaccttgttttttttttttttttttaattgggggTGTCTGGATCAATTTAtacgcatctcgactaatcccctgagattctgaaattaacgatcatgtaagctttcagtgatcctgatatttatgatattcaaactggtaatttttaaaaaataaacttaaaatctcatcaattaaaatatacCCGTCGAGGTTTAGCCAACCTTGATAGTGGCTCCACGATGAGTGCCCTTATGACCCCATATTCTCCACGGAGGAGGACCCCATGAACATGGGTCCGGGGGTTATCCTTGTTGCCCAACGCACTTCCAAGATATGCCACTCTCTGATCTCTATTGAGGCCTGAATATGCACAAGAGACCCAATATACCAGAATCATTGTATACCCAATATGCATATAACACTCTTTGATAGAACTTTGTTTATCTAGCACTAACCAGGCAAAACatacatattaaataaaaggGGAGTATATATGCCCTCTAGCCACGTATGATCACCTAAAAAACTTGTTCAATATTCAACCCAAAATCAAAGTAGTTCTAGCCCGTTTGTCATTGCTAGATCTCTGTCCCTTGGCAATTCTGAACTGTCA is a window encoding:
- the LOC7467559 gene encoding L-type lectin-domain containing receptor kinase S.4; this translates as MSQKLTLFLFLIFLANQNHVLTQLDDLYFQGFNHVRNNMSLNGAAEIEKNGLLSLTNNSKSILGHAFYSHQIKFKNSTSGKAFSFSTAFVFAVVPKYPNLGGHGLAFTLSTSNELPGAFPRKYLGLLNTTVAGSFSYHIFSVEFDTHKDYDFFDINDNHVGVNINSMISNKSVPAAYFLLNSEKEELDLTSGNPIQAWVDYDSVKNQLEVRLSPSSTKPIYPILSIDIDLSSILNDSMYVGFSSSTGMLTSTHYVLGWSFSVNGEAKSFSMSSLPSLPETKDLLVLVVCVSVGSTFVIILGIAVSFYLVRKIKDADMIEGWELQVGPRRFSYQELREATRGFREKELLGFGGFGKVYKGTLPNCGTPIAVKRFCHESKQGLREFSTEIASIGRLRHKNLVRLLGWSRLRGELLLVYDFMPNGSLDKYIFEEPKTILKWEQRFKIVKDVASGLLYLHEEWEQTVIHRDIKAGNVLLDSELNGRLGDFGLAKLYERGSNPITTKVVGTLGYLAPELTKTGKPTTSSDVFAFGALLLEVICGRRPIEPKALPEELILVDWVWDKWKSGAILDVVDPRLNGEFDETEAVLLLKLGLMCSNYVPRARPLMRKIVRYLEGEVALPELVAAPDVYDGENADANTDSGDECKDHMYFYPQST